TAATGGGGCTTTTTGATTCGTTTTTTGTCAAGGAAAGAGCTGAAATACTTCTTTCTAATATTATCGAGAAATCTATAAATCAGATAAAGAGCGAATAGGATGACAAAGGCATAAAATAAGCTATCGAAGGTTTGATTATTCATGTCTGGAGTAATAAAGGATTTCAAATACTTGCAACTGGCTGCTTTTATAAGATTGGTAGATTCTGTACACCCAAACGATCCCGATCACCATCAAGCAGACGATGATAATTAATGTGGTGATCAAAAATGCGATTAACATTGCCTTATCATTTGGATGTCGTTGTAGACTGTTCGTTGCGAGCATGCGAACATGGTTGACACCTCGTCGATGAGATCGGGAATCGAGTTGTTGGCAATCGATTCTTGTATTCTTGGTTTGAGATAATCGATCCTGAAAGATCGCTTTGGGATGTGATATGTCATATTGTTTGGTTTTCGATTTTGAGGCTAGGGTCTAGGTTGAGCTCTAGTTGCACGTTGAGATTCCTTTCTACATACTGCTTGACTCTTTTGTCAATGTCCTTGTGAAATTCGGAGTTGAACAGGAATATAAGCCCTCTGTATCGAAGGCTTGTATAGAAAGTGTATGTGGCTTCATGAGGCGTTTTGGCAGTTACCATCGTGGAATGCACTTTATTGTCCTTGCGGTATATGATCTTGTAGCTTTGCATCTTTGCATTTGTGAGCATTTTTAGCAAAAGGACTCTTGAACCTTTCCCCACATTCACCGCAAGTTGTTGCTTCTCTCCATTTGTCGGCTTCTTCTTTTTCCTTATTGTACTGCGCTTCTATTCCTTGCCGGACTATTTCAAGTTCAGAAAGCGTATCTGCGAAACGTTTCTGCTGCTCGTCCATTTCCTCGTCTTTTTCTTGCTTTTCGGCTTCTGTTTCTTCCAGTTTTGCCTGCAAATCCCTTATATCTTGCTCCAAGCCGTCACGAAACGTTTCAGAAACGTTTCGTGACGTTTCGATTTTTGAGGCGTACATTTCCGAAAACATGTAGATCGATACTGTAAAAAGTGTCGAATACACCACGCTTGCCGTTAATTGCTCCCAGTTGCCCAGAATCATGAAAGTTCGCACATCATAGTAAAGCATGGACAGTACAAAAAGCAGTACTGTGAACAGCAAGGCGAACCACTTCTTGCCATTGGCTACAAAGGCCATGATCGCAAGCTCGATGATGACCACCACGATAACCGAGTGAATCATGCTGCCTTCGATCCCAAAGAGCTTGCGGCTGATGTCATGATGCACATAAGCAAGATGCTCGATATTGTTGATCATCACCAGTCCGATGATGATCAATAGGTAATGTTTCTTAATAAAGTTCATATTCAATTGAATTTATAAATGATCTTAAATCGGAAACATTACCCTCAAGCTCTTCTACATAATCTTTTTCTAGTTTCGCATAGACCTCTTTACATTGATTATAAGTATGTTGAGTTATACTTGATTTTTTAATTTGAGAAGGTGTTGAAATGGCAATTTTACAAACTCTAAGGATTTCTAAATCAGTCTCTATAAATTTGAATACACCTTTTTTAACCATACTATAATAATTTGCTTTTTCTTTCTTTGTGAGTCTCATTCTTTTTACTGTTGATGGTGAATATGCCGAATAGCCGTTCAATAAAGTTTTTTTTTCGAGGCTTCAATCCGTAGAAAGCGTTTGCCCAGGCTTCGAAGTGTTTTTCTTGATTGCGGTTCATCAGTTCAATATTTTAGGTTGAAATCTCAAATCCGAATTAGGCATCCATCGAGGTTGATAAGAGCCTTTTTCAAGTATTTTGCATTGAAAGTGTCCTTTATGATGGATCAAAGAGGGGATCCCTTGGTTGGTTATCGCTAACATTTCATTTGCTGGTATTTCTCGATAATGAGACATATTCTTATGCATAACATGTGTGTTGATATTCATTATGTGAATTTCTCCAGTATTAGACCTGACGATCTTGCCTAATACGCATTCAAAATTTCCAGCTCCAGTAATGTCAATGGCTTGAATGATATTTTTAGTCGAAGCGGTTTTATGAGTGATTTCTATCCAGTTGTTCATATCAGTTGTAATTGAGAATCAAAATATCTTTTAATCTGAATTTGGTTACTCCCGAAATATTGTCCAGCTTCACAAACACCTCTTTATCAGATTTTATCCGGGTAATTTTACCTTTGCAACTTTTGCTTAAAACTTTGCATAATACAACCTCTCCAACCTTGCAGAGAGGCGAAATTATTTGTACTTTTGTCATGGAATAATAAGAATTATAAACTGGTCTGTTGGAGATCAATCTTTAAAGCTCAAAGGGTTGCAGCCTTTTGAGCTTTTTTTATGGATTATGATCTAATGAGTGATTTTTGCTCTTTGGTCCCGTATTTCTCGACTAGAAATGTTGCAAACTGGAATTCGTCCGAACTATTGGTTTTTCCTCCGATAATACGGCTTAGCACCGATTCATTGAATATATTGTCATCCGCTTTCAAATACTCGATAAATGCCAATCGATTCTCGTTTGTATTGTAGTCTTTATGAAATTGTCTTCTGAGGCTTACCGCTTTGTTTTTCGGATCAGCAACGACAGATTTTTGAGTGTTTTTCGCAGGCTTTGTTTTCTTGCTTTTTTGGTTGTTTTCCTTAACCTTTGTCTCGTTCAATTTGCCAGTCTGCATTGACTCATTGCCTTCGCTGAAATATTTTTCACTATACTTTCTAATGAAATCTTGCACTACGCCTTTTGGAAAGTGATAGGTGTTGATAAGCTGTTCTGAATACGAATAGAGCGAATTGAGCGTGCGAAACCTATGTCTTTTAAGCGACATCATGTTCTCTTTGCTCTTGGCAGACTTCTTGACTAGATTTGACGTTTCACCAGTTTCGACAAGCTCATAGAAGCGATTGAGAAAGTTGATCAAAACTTTGTTGTCAATGTACTTATCTCCAAGCTCGTAATGACTGATAAAAAGCACGCAGATCGTCACATCCTCACCGTTGTTGTTTTCGCAAAATTCGATGAAATCAAGCGGAAATTGCGTCTTGCCATTGCTGCGAATGATCGGTTTTTCATTGAAATAGCCAGTATTGTAAAGCCTTTCGATACACTCTTGCAGGAGCGTGTCTTTATCGGCTCTTTCGGGTAAATTATTCCATTTGGAATAGCCCTTGAGAAACTTTGGGTTGTTTTGTTGCCAAATGTACCATGAATAAGTACTGGAGGCTTTGTCTTTTCGGTTGCCAGCCAATTTTCGAGCTTGCTTGATGCGTTCTTGCGAAATAGTAGACATTTTTTCAAAAATTTATCCTAAGAATTATAGTAAAGAAATAGGTAAAGAGGTGAAGAACATAAGGTAAAGAGCTTTTGGAAAAAGCTTTTTCCTGAAAGGGAATAAGAGAAAAATTCCCTAAGAAAAACGACCAAAAAGGACGTACTTTACCTGTTCACGAAAAGTAGGTTTTTTGATTTTTTCGTGTTATGTCATATAATTTCGGCTTGATTGCGCTTTTCAAGACTTACGAGATTACGTACTACTTTGAACCTATTTAATTTTGATCCTGAGAGGGGAGATGATCCCCTCCAAGCTCCGAGTCAGGACTGTTTGGTTTGTGACTTTTTGAGTCAAAGAGTATTCAGGGTTTCTTTATGCGAGATAGTTTTTAGCGTTTTGCAATTCTATCTCGATGGCTGCTTTTTTGAACTCCCACTCGCTAGGCGTAGCGATGAATTTCTCAGCTTTTTCGATAGATGTTTCCACAATGCTTTTCACTCTTTCGTCTTCTATCTTTTGGGCTTTTTCTTTGATTGATTTGAGTTGTCTATTGACTTCCTCGATGTATCGTGTTGTTGCTTCGGATTCTATTTTCATTTTGGACTTGAATTAAATATAATATAAACCATTATGTTTGATGAGTTTTTTAAGTTGGAATCGTCTTTTGATTCTTCTTAGTTCCCCTATGCGGATTCGAACCGCACCAACTTCACAGCCTGTTTTACCCAAATGGGGGAGATGTTAGATTTTGGTAATTAATTCTTGATATATTTCTAAGAATTTGATGACCATTAAATACTCCAAGTTTTTTATGTTGAAGTGAGTTCTTTGATTTTTTGATTAATAAAATTAATTTCTTCGATACTTAGCTTTTCTTTTTTTAACCTATTCCAAAAACTATTTTTATGATAAGCGAACTTCTCTGTGATAGACTTTATAATATTTCCTTTAATTGAATAGGGTAAAAGCTTATACCTTGTGTAAATTTCATCGCTTTTGTCGTAATTTTTTGAAAAACTCTTTTTATCCATGGAACATATGTGATTGTTTTCGAGTATATAATTTTAAAATTATAGTAAATTGTGTTACATTGTATTAAAATATATCATCTTGTGTTATTATGTATTACAAATTAGATTCTAAATTCTAATAAATACAATAAAAAATTCCATAAAATAGTAAAATAGATTAGATAATATATATAATGGTTAAAATATGACAGATTCTATCAATGAAAGACTAGAGTTTTTACTCCAAGAGCTTAGATATAATCGGAGTGAGTTTGCTAGAAAGGTAGGAGTTTCTATTCAGACTATCCATAATATCTTAGGGGAGAAAAAAACAAAGCCTACTTTTGAAGTAATTAATAAAATATTGAAAAATATTCCAGATATTAATTCAGATTGGCTAATTCTTGGAGCTGGAGAGATGTATAGAGGAGTTGATGATTCAACAAAAGTTGAAGAAGAGCCAGCAAAAGAAAAGAGATTTTCTCCAGAGATTCAAAAATATATTGACTCAATAGTCAATAAGTATGAAACTCAAATAAATAAAAAGGATAAACAGATTGATAACTTAATAACTATACTGAGTTCTCAAGCTGCGGGAAAGCTCATAGGTAAACAATTAACAGCACAGCGATGGTAATTATTTTTTTGTAAAAAATGATAACCAGATTGTTTGCCATACCAACTTGAGAAGTTGGAATTCG
The Aureibacter tunicatorum DNA segment above includes these coding regions:
- a CDS encoding helix-turn-helix transcriptional regulator; its protein translation is MTDSINERLEFLLQELRYNRSEFARKVGVSIQTIHNILGEKKTKPTFEVINKILKNIPDINSDWLILGAGEMYRGVDDSTKVEEEPAKEKRFSPEIQKYIDSIVNKYETQINKKDKQIDNLITILSSQAAGKLIGKQLTAQRW